The following are encoded together in the Mammaliicoccus vitulinus genome:
- a CDS encoding pyrimidine dimer DNA glycosylase/endonuclease V, translating to MQIFRISEDHEISAKFLDNRRLSKQVLELYQIINVCLAKLGYIKGDTRYLNHPIVKHVFNNGQPYLLDAYQILLEMDKEHKRRGGKRSLEFEHKIQTMGEVINLGLQDGVLSNEKLPPFYVYGDCKLLSDKAYLEYQKLLYLKWSQDNIAPRCNVRR from the coding sequence ATGCAAATCTTTAGAATAAGTGAAGATCATGAAATAAGTGCTAAATTTTTAGATAATCGCAGACTGTCTAAACAAGTATTAGAACTATACCAGATTATTAATGTTTGTCTAGCAAAGTTGGGATATATAAAAGGCGATACCCGTTATCTTAATCATCCGATTGTAAAACATGTGTTTAATAATGGCCAACCTTATTTATTAGATGCATATCAAATATTATTAGAAATGGATAAAGAACATAAAAGAAGAGGCGGAAAAAGATCGCTTGAATTTGAACATAAAATTCAAACAATGGGTGAAGTCATTAACTTAGGACTTCAAGATGGTGTGCTTTCAAATGAAAAATTACCGCCATTTTATGTATACGGTGATTGTAAACTACTAAGTGATAAAGCATACTTAGAATATCAAAAATTACTATATTTAAAGTGGTCTCAAGACAATATAGCACCTCGTTGCAATGTGAGAAGGTGA
- a CDS encoding GNAT family N-acetyltransferase yields MIRNATEHDLNGILNIYNDAIVHTTTVYTYEKTNLEERKEWFNSKLKSNLPVLVFEKDGEVAGFASYGPFRDWAAYQYTIEHSIYVNPNYRRQGIASQLLDQLILIAKENGYRTMVAGIDSSNEGSVILHKRKGFKHVGTLEKVGYKFATWLDLVFYQIDLHD; encoded by the coding sequence ATGATTAGAAATGCAACTGAGCATGATTTGAATGGTATATTAAATATTTATAATGATGCAATTGTTCATACAACAACTGTTTATACATACGAGAAAACAAATCTTGAGGAAAGAAAAGAATGGTTTAATAGTAAACTGAAATCCAATCTTCCAGTACTAGTATTTGAAAAAGATGGTGAAGTTGCTGGTTTTGCTTCTTACGGTCCTTTTAGAGATTGGGCAGCTTACCAATATACGATTGAGCATTCCATTTATGTAAACCCTAATTATAGAAGACAAGGCATTGCTTCACAGTTATTAGATCAATTAATTTTAATTGCAAAAGAAAATGGATATAGAACGATGGTAGCAGGTATCGATTCATCAAACGAGGGTAGTGTGATACTTCATAAGCGAAAAGGTTTTAAACACGTTGGTACACTTGAAAAAGTGGGATATAAATTCGCAACTTGGTTGGATTTAGTATTTTATCAAATCGATTTGCATGACTAG
- a CDS encoding MepB family protein, whose protein sequence is MFESIKFTRDVLEEHHTIQDLNIEPLNIEYESCYFRLANHTYRSRRAKKTPNKKGYFVVFWVKDENNKNRPYTYGESADKLIITIMDAAKKGQFIIPKEVLLKKHIISHNNIKGKMAMRVYPSWEENLNKTATQTQNWQQDYFIDLSDSVDSQNIAKLYQKVFKNKKNHPIRK, encoded by the coding sequence TTGTTCGAGTCAATCAAATTTACACGAGACGTTTTAGAGGAACATCATACCATTCAAGACCTAAATATAGAACCTTTGAATATCGAATATGAAAGCTGTTATTTCCGACTCGCTAATCATACATATAGAAGTAGACGCGCTAAAAAGACACCGAATAAAAAAGGATATTTCGTCGTATTTTGGGTTAAAGATGAAAACAATAAGAACAGACCCTATACTTATGGAGAATCAGCAGACAAACTGATCATTACGATAATGGATGCCGCTAAAAAAGGTCAATTCATCATTCCAAAAGAAGTACTGCTTAAGAAACATATTATAAGTCATAATAATATAAAAGGAAAAATGGCTATGAGAGTTTATCCTAGTTGGGAAGAAAATTTAAATAAGACAGCTACCCAAACACAAAACTGGCAACAAGATTATTTTATAGATTTATCAGATAGCGTTGATTCTCAAAATATTGCTAAATTATATCAAAAGGTATTCAAAAATAAAAAAAATCATCCAATCCGAAAATGA
- a CDS encoding FMN-binding negative transcriptional regulator has protein sequence MYIPKHYQKKDYQEIKKFLTTYNFATIVTNDGTMPIATHLPVNIEETNDALVISGHFAKNNNQWKTIENNDNVLIIFQGPHAYISSTWYETEDIPTWDYQSIHVYGKGRLLNEAQLEVDLKKLLDKYESHHEDGATWDNLSPQTQKQIKGIVGFKVKINKIEAAYKLSQTRSETDKENIVINLNHSDDHNDKNLAREIEKENKNK, from the coding sequence ATGTATATTCCAAAACATTATCAAAAGAAGGATTATCAAGAAATTAAGAAGTTTTTAACAACTTATAATTTTGCAACGATTGTTACAAATGATGGAACAATGCCAATTGCAACACATTTACCAGTTAACATTGAAGAAACAAATGATGCATTAGTGATTTCTGGACATTTTGCTAAAAATAATAATCAATGGAAAACGATTGAGAATAATGACAATGTACTGATCATATTTCAAGGTCCACATGCGTATATTTCTTCAACTTGGTACGAAACAGAAGATATTCCAACATGGGATTATCAAAGTATTCATGTGTATGGGAAAGGGCGTTTATTAAACGAAGCACAGCTAGAAGTAGATTTGAAAAAACTGTTGGATAAATATGAAAGCCATCATGAAGATGGAGCAACATGGGATAATTTATCACCTCAAACTCAAAAACAAATTAAAGGTATAGTAGGGTTTAAAGTAAAAATAAATAAAATCGAAGCTGCTTATAAATTAAGTCAAACACGTAGCGAAACCGATAAAGAAAATATTGTAATTAACTTAAATCATAGTGATGACCATAATGATAAAAATTTAGCACGAGAAATTGAAAAAGAAAATAAAAATAAATAA
- the glnA gene encoding type I glutamate--ammonia ligase produces MAKQSFTKEDIFHFADEENVRYLRLQFTDILGTIKNVEVPIAQLEKVLNNEMMFDGSSIEGFVRIEESDMYLCPDLDTWVIFPWTAGKGKVARLICDIYSPDGSPFPGDPRTNLKRVLKEMEELGYTDFNLGPEPEFFLFKLDEQGEPTLELNDNGGYFDLAPTDLGENCRRDIVLELEDMGFDIEASHHEVAPGQHEIDFKYADAITACDNIQTFKLVVKTIARKHNLHATFMPKPLFGVNGSGMHFNVSLFNGKENAFFDPNGEMQLTDDAFHFIAGILKNARGFTAVCNPLVNSYKRLVPGYEAPCYIAWSGQNRSPLVRIPVSRGLSTRVEIRSVDPAANPYLALAAILEAGLDGIKNKLTPPESVDQNIYEMDREERESVGVQDLPSTLYTAVKAMRENTVIKKALGNHIYRQFIQSKSLEWDYYRTQVSEWEREQYMKQY; encoded by the coding sequence ATGGCTAAACAATCATTTACAAAGGAAGACATTTTTCATTTTGCTGACGAAGAGAACGTGCGTTATTTAAGATTACAATTTACGGACATTTTAGGAACAATCAAGAACGTAGAAGTACCAATTGCACAATTAGAAAAAGTTTTAAACAACGAAATGATGTTTGACGGTTCTTCAATTGAAGGATTCGTGCGAATTGAAGAATCGGATATGTATTTATGTCCTGACCTAGATACTTGGGTAATTTTCCCTTGGACTGCAGGTAAAGGTAAAGTAGCACGATTAATCTGTGACATATATAGTCCGGATGGTTCCCCATTCCCTGGTGATCCACGTACAAACTTGAAACGTGTATTAAAAGAAATGGAAGAACTCGGATATACAGATTTCAACTTAGGGCCTGAGCCAGAATTCTTCTTATTCAAATTAGATGAACAAGGAGAACCAACATTAGAACTAAATGATAATGGTGGATACTTTGACTTAGCACCAACAGACTTAGGTGAAAACTGTCGTCGTGATATCGTTCTAGAACTAGAAGATATGGGCTTTGATATTGAAGCTAGTCACCACGAAGTAGCACCAGGTCAACATGAAATAGATTTCAAATATGCTGATGCAATTACAGCATGTGACAACATCCAAACATTCAAATTAGTTGTAAAAACAATCGCTCGTAAACATAATTTACATGCAACATTCATGCCGAAACCATTATTTGGCGTGAACGGAAGTGGTATGCACTTTAACGTTTCTTTATTCAATGGTAAAGAAAATGCATTCTTCGATCCTAACGGAGAAATGCAATTAACAGATGATGCATTTCACTTTATTGCGGGTATCTTGAAAAACGCACGTGGATTTACAGCAGTATGTAACCCATTAGTAAATTCATATAAACGTTTAGTACCAGGTTATGAAGCGCCATGTTACATTGCATGGAGTGGACAAAACCGTTCACCATTGGTAAGAATTCCAGTATCACGCGGATTATCAACACGTGTTGAAATTCGTTCAGTAGACCCAGCAGCTAATCCATACTTAGCATTAGCAGCAATTTTAGAAGCTGGTTTAGATGGTATTAAAAACAAATTAACACCTCCAGAATCAGTAGATCAAAACATCTATGAAATGGATAGAGAAGAACGTGAATCAGTAGGCGTTCAAGACTTACCATCTACACTTTACACAGCTGTTAAAGCAATGAGAGAAAATACAGTTATTAAAAAAGCATTAGGAAATCATATCTATCGCCAATTCATTCAATCTAAATCATTAGAGTGGGACTACTATCGTACCCAAGTGTCTGAATGGGAAAGAGAACAATATATGAAGCAATATTAA
- a CDS encoding MerR family transcriptional regulator, protein MLSRDIIRRNMAVFPIGVVIKLTELTARQIRYYESNELVSPKRTEGNQRLFSLNDLERLLEIKNLIEKGFNMKGIKQILLQEQNDLSDEELKMRERVIRGTSKTEGPLNRGDLSRFFK, encoded by the coding sequence GTGCTGTCAAGAGACATAATTAGAAGAAACATGGCCGTGTTCCCTATTGGTGTTGTGATTAAGTTAACAGAGCTTACAGCAAGACAAATCAGATATTATGAAAGCAATGAGCTAGTCTCACCCAAAAGGACTGAAGGTAATCAACGGTTATTTTCTTTGAATGACCTTGAAAGATTACTTGAAATTAAAAATCTTATCGAAAAAGGTTTTAACATGAAAGGGATTAAACAAATTCTTTTACAAGAACAAAACGACCTTTCTGATGAAGAACTGAAGATGAGAGAGCGGGTAATTAGAGGAACTTCTAAAACAGAAGGACCACTTAACCGTGGAGATTTATCAAGATTTTTTAAATAA
- a CDS encoding aminotransferase class I/II-fold pyridoxal phosphate-dependent enzyme — MEQKLNKLIKEVETELRPYFDGIEENALTAQERVLDAFHDVKITESDLVGTTGYGYDDIGRDHLEEVYSKVFKAEDSLVRPQIISGTHAITLALNSQLKYGEELLYITGTPYDTLLEVIGVNGNGIGSFLEQGISYNEVPLKEHEIDMDAVFESINESTKVIAIQRSKGYSSRPSLTIDQIEVAIKLIKAKYPNIIIFVDNCYGEFVEDREPIEIGADLIAGSLIKNPGGGLAKIGGYISGKRDLIERCAYRLTAPGIGKEAGASLGSLPEMYQGFFLAPHVVSQSLKGALFTSLLLQKLNMTTTPHYQDKRTDIIQSVTFDTKEQMIAFCQSIQHASPINAHFSPLPSYMPGYEDDVIMAAGTFIQGSSIELTADGPIRAPYEAYIQGGLTYEHVKLAITRAVKNLINNELVVL; from the coding sequence ATGGAACAAAAATTAAATAAATTAATCAAAGAAGTAGAAACTGAATTAAGACCGTATTTCGATGGCATAGAAGAAAATGCATTGACTGCTCAAGAACGTGTATTAGATGCATTTCATGATGTGAAAATTACTGAATCGGATTTAGTAGGCACAACAGGATATGGTTATGATGATATTGGACGTGATCATTTAGAAGAAGTTTACAGTAAAGTATTTAAAGCAGAAGATAGTTTAGTTCGTCCACAAATTATTTCTGGTACACATGCCATAACGTTGGCGCTAAATAGTCAGCTTAAATATGGTGAAGAATTATTATATATAACAGGTACACCATATGACACACTGTTAGAAGTTATTGGTGTGAATGGAAATGGTATTGGCAGTTTCCTAGAACAAGGTATCTCATATAACGAAGTTCCATTAAAAGAGCATGAGATAGATATGGACGCCGTTTTTGAAAGCATCAACGAAAGCACAAAAGTCATTGCAATTCAAAGATCGAAAGGATATAGTTCAAGACCTTCATTAACCATCGATCAAATTGAAGTTGCTATAAAACTTATTAAAGCTAAATATCCAAATATCATTATATTTGTAGATAATTGCTATGGAGAATTTGTAGAAGATAGAGAACCTATTGAAATAGGTGCAGATCTTATAGCGGGATCACTTATTAAGAATCCAGGTGGTGGACTTGCTAAAATAGGTGGATATATTTCGGGGAAACGTGATCTAATCGAACGATGTGCGTATCGTTTAACGGCACCAGGAATAGGTAAAGAAGCGGGTGCATCTTTAGGAAGTTTACCTGAAATGTATCAAGGATTCTTTTTAGCGCCGCATGTTGTCAGCCAAAGTCTGAAAGGTGCTTTATTCACATCATTATTATTACAAAAGTTAAATATGACAACTACACCACATTATCAAGATAAACGAACTGATATTATACAGTCCGTTACATTTGATACAAAAGAACAAATGATTGCATTTTGTCAGTCAATTCAACACGCATCACCAATTAATGCGCATTTTAGTCCTTTACCAAGTTATATGCCAGGTTATGAAGATGATGTCATTATGGCGGCAGGTACATTTATTCAAGGATCATCAATTGAATTAACTGCTGATGGCCCTATAAGAGCACCGTATGAGGCGTATATACAAGGTGGTCTCACTTATGAACATGTTAAACTAGCTATTACACGAGCTGTAAAAAATTTAATCAATAATGAACTTGTTGTATTATAA
- the hflX gene encoding GTPase HflX, with the protein MKNDMKSTKRDTEKVILLAFHDKKIDEATFQSTVDELKSLATTSQLEVIEVFTQKRERPDQQYYFGKGKIEEVIEFIELNDIEVNAIIANDELTTGQSKHLDELFNTKIIDRTQLILEIFAQRASSREGQLQVELAQLDYLLPRLSGHGKSLSRLGGGIGTRGPGETKLETDRRHIRTRMNEIKHQLETIVSHRSRYRERRQQNLAYQVALIGYTNAGKSSWFNQLSNDETFEQDLLFATLDPKSRAITINNGFNVILSDTVGFIQKLPTTLIAAFKSTLEEAKYAQLLIHVVDASHPHHMEQYETVMSLVNQLEMGHIPMLVVFNKKDMVESAQLAVSEHSIFVSARDVKDKVKVKEKLVQMIKETMEYYEMTIPSTNADQLYWQRTHTLVETLEFDEETNSYHIKGYKQK; encoded by the coding sequence ATGAAAAATGATATGAAATCGACTAAACGTGATACTGAAAAGGTAATATTACTAGCTTTTCATGATAAAAAAATTGATGAAGCTACTTTTCAATCAACAGTTGATGAGTTGAAATCTTTAGCAACAACGAGTCAACTTGAAGTGATAGAAGTATTCACTCAAAAAAGAGAAAGACCTGACCAACAATATTATTTTGGTAAAGGGAAAATCGAAGAAGTTATTGAATTTATAGAACTAAACGACATAGAAGTTAATGCTATTATTGCTAACGATGAATTAACAACTGGACAATCTAAACATTTAGACGAGTTGTTTAATACGAAAATTATCGATAGGACACAGCTTATATTAGAAATATTTGCTCAAAGAGCATCTAGTAGAGAAGGACAATTACAAGTTGAACTTGCTCAATTAGATTATTTGTTACCAAGATTGTCTGGGCACGGAAAAAGCTTGTCGCGTCTTGGAGGCGGAATAGGTACAAGAGGTCCAGGTGAAACGAAATTAGAAACAGATAGAAGACATATTAGAACGAGAATGAATGAAATAAAGCATCAGTTAGAAACAATTGTTTCCCATCGTTCAAGATATAGAGAGCGACGTCAACAAAATCTAGCTTACCAAGTTGCATTGATAGGATATACGAATGCTGGTAAATCTTCGTGGTTTAATCAGTTATCAAATGATGAAACATTTGAACAAGACTTACTGTTTGCTACATTAGACCCAAAATCAAGAGCCATTACGATTAATAATGGGTTCAATGTCATATTGTCCGATACTGTTGGATTTATTCAAAAATTACCTACGACACTTATTGCAGCATTTAAATCAACTTTAGAGGAAGCGAAGTACGCCCAATTGCTTATTCATGTTGTAGATGCAAGTCATCCTCATCATATGGAACAATATGAGACGGTAATGTCTCTAGTCAATCAGCTAGAAATGGGACATATCCCGATGCTAGTCGTCTTTAATAAAAAAGACATGGTTGAAAGTGCTCAATTAGCCGTTTCTGAACATTCTATATTCGTATCTGCAAGAGATGTTAAAGATAAAGTTAAAGTGAAAGAAAAATTAGTACAAATGATTAAAGAAACGATGGAATATTATGAAATGACAATTCCATCCACAAATGCTGATCAATTATATTGGCAAAGAACACACACTTTAGTGGAGACATTAGAATTCGATGAAGAAACGAATTCATATCACATTAAAGGTTATAAACAAAAATAA
- a CDS encoding glutathione peroxidase: MSIYDFEVAKTNGEKYSLSEYKGKAILIVNTASECGFTPQFEGLEELYQDYKDKDFVVLGFPCNQFGNQEPGDSYEAYQNCKLNYGVTFPMHEKIKVKGSEQHPLYDYLTSAKKGILNGSIKWNFTKFLVNKDGDVVNRFSPQKSPEQLRSSIEEVL, from the coding sequence ATGTCCATTTATGACTTCGAAGTTGCGAAAACAAACGGTGAGAAATATTCATTATCTGAATATAAAGGAAAAGCAATATTAATCGTTAATACTGCTAGTGAATGTGGTTTCACTCCACAATTTGAAGGATTAGAAGAACTTTATCAAGATTATAAAGATAAAGATTTTGTCGTACTCGGTTTTCCTTGTAACCAGTTTGGTAATCAAGAACCCGGCGACTCATATGAAGCGTATCAAAACTGTAAATTAAACTACGGTGTCACTTTTCCTATGCACGAAAAAATAAAAGTTAAAGGTTCAGAACAGCATCCACTTTATGATTACCTTACATCTGCTAAAAAAGGTATTTTAAACGGATCGATTAAATGGAACTTTACGAAGTTTTTAGTTAACAAAGATGGAGATGTCGTTAATCGTTTCTCTCCACAAAAAAGTCCAGAACAATTAAGAAGTTCTATAGAAGAAGTCTTATAA
- the hfq gene encoding RNA chaperone Hfq: MAEKENIQEVLLEKFKSEGTELTVFLLNGFQMKGKIVNFDDNVVLLDIQGKENLIYKHAISTFVDAQDEENKENE, encoded by the coding sequence ATGGCAGAGAAAGAAAATATTCAAGAAGTATTATTGGAGAAGTTCAAATCAGAAGGTACTGAACTGACAGTATTTTTACTGAATGGATTTCAAATGAAAGGCAAAATCGTCAATTTTGACGATAATGTTGTGCTATTAGATATTCAAGGGAAAGAAAATCTAATTTACAAACATGCTATTTCAACTTTCGTAGATGCGCAAGACGAAGAAAATAAAGAAAACGAATAA
- the miaA gene encoding tRNA (adenosine(37)-N6)-dimethylallyltransferase MiaA, producing the protein MNDKPLIAIVGPTAVGKTELSIKLAKALNGEIINGDAFQIYKGLDIGTAKVTEEEKEGIVHHLIDVYEPDEPYSVYKFKQDFTEVVDDIHSRGKLPILVGGTGLYVQSVLYDYQLEEEDISSEKMEIIKNKLKELSNFTNIELHNYLKEFDPETASTVHPNNRKRVERSIEFYLKTKKTLSERKKSQTFSGKYSTILVGIEMSREILYERINMRVDMMLQRGLLREVSNLVEEGYEYSQSMQAIGYKELIPVVKGEIDIETSKEQIKQNSRRYAKRQMTWFKNKMNVTWFQRDKQSLSEIADNVIQLSK; encoded by the coding sequence ATGAATGATAAACCATTAATTGCAATAGTAGGTCCAACTGCTGTTGGCAAAACAGAATTGAGTATTAAATTAGCTAAAGCGTTAAATGGGGAAATTATAAACGGTGATGCTTTTCAAATATATAAAGGGTTAGATATCGGTACTGCAAAAGTGACCGAAGAAGAAAAAGAAGGTATCGTTCATCACTTAATCGACGTTTATGAACCTGATGAACCATATTCTGTTTACAAATTTAAACAAGATTTCACAGAAGTAGTAGATGATATTCATAGTAGAGGTAAATTACCAATTTTAGTTGGTGGAACGGGATTGTATGTTCAATCTGTTCTGTACGATTATCAACTTGAAGAAGAAGATATTAGTTCGGAAAAAATGGAAATTATTAAAAATAAATTAAAAGAATTATCTAATTTTACAAATATTGAATTGCACAATTATTTAAAAGAGTTTGACCCAGAAACCGCGTCAACAGTGCATCCAAACAATCGTAAAAGAGTTGAGAGATCTATTGAATTTTACTTGAAAACTAAAAAAACTTTAAGTGAAAGAAAGAAAAGCCAGACATTTTCTGGAAAATATAGTACAATATTAGTTGGGATAGAAATGTCGCGCGAAATATTATATGAAAGAATTAATATGCGTGTGGACATGATGTTGCAGCGAGGATTATTAAGAGAAGTGTCTAATCTTGTTGAGGAAGGGTATGAATATTCGCAAAGTATGCAAGCCATTGGATACAAAGAATTAATACCTGTAGTTAAGGGAGAAATAGACATAGAAACTTCTAAAGAACAAATCAAGCAAAATTCACGAAGGTACGCCAAGCGTCAAATGACATGGTTTAAAAATAAAATGAATGTTACTTGGTTTCAACGGGATAAACAGTCTTTATCAGAAATCGCGGACAACGTAATCCAATTATCCAAGTGA
- a CDS encoding alpha/beta fold hydrolase — protein sequence MRRFNHRITLSTGQTLEVTIDKSDEKPLGIIHILHGVAEHKDRYDHIVEYLCKRGFHVIRHNHRGHGINIEESTRGHFNTLQDLVDDVKEVGDTFRNELNSDLPYILLGHSMGSLIARKFVHDYPDDVDILLLSGTVVYSNLRGKLNLYGLKIVNLFLGSSTKSKFINNIAFKTTNREHKDLNKDNKWISESDENREQYEQDTYAGFPVSHKVLLETVKATVQTKKPSFIKKQNFNMPILLVSGKEDHFGGFGKGIKQLASIYKRSGVKHVTVQLYKNKRHEVLFETNQYAVYEHLYNWLIMQIKLLEKEESPNE from the coding sequence TTGAGACGATTTAATCATAGAATCACTTTATCTACAGGACAAACTTTAGAAGTTACGATAGATAAATCAGATGAAAAACCATTAGGCATCATACATATTTTGCATGGTGTGGCTGAACATAAAGATAGATATGATCACATTGTAGAATATTTATGTAAGAGAGGTTTTCATGTTATTCGCCATAATCACCGTGGGCATGGCATTAATATTGAAGAGTCTACGAGAGGGCATTTTAATACGTTACAAGATTTAGTAGATGACGTAAAAGAGGTAGGAGACACTTTTAGAAATGAATTAAATTCAGATTTGCCTTATATATTACTAGGCCATTCAATGGGCTCGTTAATTGCTAGAAAATTTGTACATGACTATCCAGATGATGTTGATATTTTATTGTTATCAGGTACGGTCGTATATTCTAATTTACGAGGTAAATTGAATTTATATGGATTAAAAATAGTGAATTTGTTTTTAGGTAGTAGCACTAAGTCTAAATTTATTAACAATATTGCATTTAAAACAACGAACCGAGAACATAAAGATTTAAACAAAGATAATAAATGGATTAGCGAAAGTGATGAGAACCGTGAACAATACGAACAAGATACCTATGCTGGATTTCCAGTTTCGCATAAAGTGTTATTAGAAACCGTCAAAGCAACTGTACAAACTAAAAAGCCAAGTTTCATTAAAAAGCAAAATTTTAATATGCCTATTTTACTTGTATCAGGAAAAGAAGATCATTTCGGTGGGTTTGGAAAAGGTATTAAACAATTAGCTTCTATTTATAAACGTTCAGGTGTTAAACATGTCACCGTACAATTATATAAAAATAAACGTCATGAAGTCTTATTTGAAACGAATCAATATGCCGTTTACGAACATTTATATAATTGGTTAATCATGCAAATTAAATTATTAGAAAAAGAGGAATCCCCCAATGAATGA